One segment of Tenrec ecaudatus isolate mTenEca1 chromosome 1, mTenEca1.hap1, whole genome shotgun sequence DNA contains the following:
- the BLACAT1 gene encoding bladder cancer associated transcript 1: MPQFTFACFCGLHGLCKMKRKKEEGRHHRERETAV, translated from the coding sequence ATGCCCCAGTTCACTTTCGCCTGCTTCTGTGGTCTCCACGGTCTCTGCAAGatgaagaggaagaaagaggaaggccgccACCACCGAGAGCGGGAGACAGCGGTGTGA